The DNA region AGACGTTCGAGCTCGAGCAGCTCGACGAGTTCGCCGACGTGGTTGTCCGTCATGGGGTTACCTGGTGTGCGGGGTGGCGACATGGTCGGAAAGTATAACGGGCCTCAGCCTTCGAGCCGTCCGAGGCGGCCGGCGTCGTACGCGCGCGACCACGGGAATTGCGGGCCCGGATCGCGCTTGCGCGGCACGCTGTTTTCCTCATCGTCGCTGGCCGGCACCAGCGCGGTATCGAGGTCTTCGTGGCCGGCGATGTGGCGCAGCGACGGAAAGCGGACGACCAGTTCGTCCAGCAGGTCGCGCAGGGCGGCGATCTGCTCGGGCGGGTAGGGCTCGGTCATTTCCTGCTTCGCGGAGTGGAACCAGTCCGGGTACCGGCCGAGGTTGACGAGCTCGATGCCGATCGATCGCGGGTTGTAGCCGCGGGTGTGATTGGCCACGCGGTTCGGGTCGACGTAGCAGAGGATCGAGCCGTCGCGGTCGATGTAGTAATGCCCGCTGGCGCCGGTGCCGCGATCTTCGTACAGCACGCGCTCGCCGTATTCCCTTGCCATGGCCAGGTCGGGCAGCTCGGTGCAGTGGATGACCACCAGGTCGACGGTGTCGGGCGCCCGCTCGGGGAGCAGGCGTTCATAGGGCAGGGGGGCGTAAAGTATGTCGATCATGGCGCTTTGATAACATAGGCGGTCATTCCGCGTACGGAGTCCGCCATGCGCGGCAACATCATTCTTTCCCACGGGTCCGATTCCGGTCCCGACGCCACCAAGGTGAGCGCGCTGGCCGCCGTGGCCGAATCGCTCGGCTGGACCACGGTCCGCCCCGATTACCGCGACGACGACGCCCTCGGCCATGCCGGTTGCGTCGATCCGCGTCTGGCACGCCTGGCCGAGGCGGTCGCCGCGTCGCCCGCGCCGCCGGTCCTCGTCGGGTCCAGCATGGGTGCGTTCGTCTCCGGCCTGGCCTCGCTGGACGCCCCGGTCGCCGGTCTGTTCCTGCTGGCCCTGCCGGCACGCATCCCCGGCTACGGTCGCGCGTTCGCCACCGCCACCGGCGTGCCGTCGTTCCTCATCCATGGCTATGCGGACGACGTCTGCCCCGTCGATGAGGCCATCGGCTACGCCCGTGCCCACGCGTCGCCGCTGCTGCTGGTGCAGGACGACCATCGCCTGAGCGATTCGCTGCCCGATATCGAGGCCGAGTTCCGCCGTTTCCTCGGAGGCCTGGCATGAGCCACTTCTTCGCAACCTGTCCCAAGGGCCTGGAATACCTGCTCAAGGACGAACTGATCGCCCTCGGCGCTGGCGACGTGCGCGAGGCGCTGGCTGGCGTGTCGTTCACCGGCAGCATCGAGACGGCCTACCGGGCCTGCCTGTGGTCGCGTATGGCCAGCCGCGTGCTCCTGCCGCTGGCCGAGTTCGACGCCGCCGACCAGGACGCTCTGTACGCGGGCGTGCAGGACATCGACTGGTCCGAGCACCTGGCGCCGCACGGCACCATGGCCGTGGACGCCAACACGGCGCAGAGCAAGCTCAACCACAGCCAGTTCATCGCGTTGAAGACCAAGGACGCCATCGTCGACCAGTTCCGCGCCGCCAGCGGTGCGCGCCCCGATGTGGACCCGGAAGAACCCGATCTGCGCGTCAACGTGCGCCTGCGCCGCGACCGCGCCACCCTGTCCATCGACCTTTCGGGTCTGCCGCTGCATCGCCGTAACTGGCGCGAGCAGCAGGGCGAGGCTCCGCTGAAGGAGAATCTCGCCGCCGCCATGCTCGTCCGTGCCCAGTGGCCGCGGATCTACGCCGAAGGCGGCGCGCTGGTCGACCCGATGTGCGGCTCGGGCACTCTCCTGATCGAGGGCGCCCTGATGGCTGCCGACGTGGCGCCGGGCTTGCGTCGCGACTACTTCGGTTTCCTGGGCTGGGCAAAGCACGACTATTCGCTGTGGCGCACGATTTACGACGAGGCCAGGGCTCGCGCCGAGGAAGGCCTGCGCGCCCTGCGTCC from Luteibacter mycovicinus includes:
- a CDS encoding alpha/beta hydrolase gives rise to the protein MRGNIILSHGSDSGPDATKVSALAAVAESLGWTTVRPDYRDDDALGHAGCVDPRLARLAEAVAASPAPPVLVGSSMGAFVSGLASLDAPVAGLFLLALPARIPGYGRAFATATGVPSFLIHGYADDVCPVDEAIGYARAHASPLLLVQDDHRLSDSLPDIEAEFRRFLGGLA
- a CDS encoding N-acetylmuramoyl-L-alanine amidase, encoding MIDILYAPLPYERLLPERAPDTVDLVVIHCTELPDLAMAREYGERVLYEDRGTGASGHYYIDRDGSILCYVDPNRVANHTRGYNPRSIGIELVNLGRYPDWFHSAKQEMTEPYPPEQIAALRDLLDELVVRFPSLRHIAGHEDLDTALVPASDDEENSVPRKRDPGPQFPWSRAYDAGRLGRLEG